A single Candoia aspera isolate rCanAsp1 chromosome 5, rCanAsp1.hap2, whole genome shotgun sequence DNA region contains:
- the KCTD21 gene encoding BTB/POZ domain-containing protein KCTD21: MSEPITLNVGGKLYTTSLSTLTSFPDSMLGAMFSGKMPTKRDSQGNCFIDRDGKVFRYILNFLRTSHLDLPEDFQEMGLLRREADFYQVQPLIAALQEKEVELSKAEKNAMLNISLDQRTQTVHFTVREAPQIYSLSSSNMEVFSAHIFSTSSLFLKLLGSKLYYCFNGNLASISSYLQDPYHVTLDWVASVEGLPEEEYTRQNLKRLWVLPTKKQINSFQVFVEEVLKIAMSDGFCVDSSHPHTSDFMNNKIIRLIRYR; encoded by the coding sequence ATGTCAGAACCTATAACACTAAATGTTGGTGGGAAGCTGTACACGACTTCCCTCTCCACTTTGACCAGCTTTCCAGACTCCATGCTGGGTGCCATGTTCAGTGGGAAGATGCCAACCAAGAGAGACAGCCAAGGCAACTGCTTCATTGACAGAGATGGCAAAGTTTTCCGCTACATCCTCAACTTCTTGAGAACATCTCATCTGGACCTTCCCGAGGACTTCCAAGAAATGGGCTTGCTTCGACGAGAAGCAGATTTTTACCAGGTCCAACCACTGATTGCAGCCTTACAAGAGAAGGAAGTAGAGCTTTCTAAAGCAGAGAAGAATGCTATGCTCAATATCAGTTTGGATCAGAGGACACAGACGGTTCATTTTACTGTCCGGGAAGCTCCCCAGATCTATAGCTTGTCCTCTTCTAACATGGAAGTGTTCAGTGCCCATATATTCAGCACTTCCAGTTTGTTCCTCAAACTTCTAGGTTCCAAACTTTACTACTGTTTCAATGGCAACTTGGCATCCATCTCTAGTTATTTACAAGACCCCTATCATGTGACCTTGGATTGGGTGGCCAGTGTGGAAGGCCTGCCAGAAGAAGAGTACACAAGGCAGAACTTAAAGAGATTGTGGGTCCTGCCAACAAAGAAGCAAATTAATAGTTTCCAGGTCTTTGTGGAGGAGGTACTGAAAATTGCCATGAGTGATGGCTTTTGTGTTGACTCCTCTCACCCACACACCTCAGATTTCATGAATAATAAGATCATCCGGCTCATTCGCTACAGATAG